The Pleuronectes platessa chromosome 23, fPlePla1.1, whole genome shotgun sequence genome contains a region encoding:
- the nelfa gene encoding negative elongation factor A: MASMKDSDTGLWLHNKLGSTDELWTPPSIASLLTVSVIDNIRLCFSSLSPPVKLKLLLGMLHLPRRTVDEMKEALSEIIQLATVDSEPWVLMVADILKSFPETGSLNLDLEEQNPNVQDILGELREKVSECEASAMLPLECQYLNKSALTTLVGPLTPPVKHFQLKRKPKSATLRAELLQKSTETAQQLKKTAGVPFHAKGRGLVKKIDTTTPLKGIPKAPFRSPTAPSMFSPPSNRTPVAPARTPLRKERGVKLLDISELDVVGAGREAKRRRKTLETEAGEKAAKEEAAVVENTTPDYAAGLGSAQKLGALSENPLPSTSYMPATPSMVPSSSYIPSSEAQPANAGGSGRDTLQSARQPEESATAGAGATPTLPGQYKQRTPMYNASTTANPATPTSPSTPASTPANNGPPAAATASQPETPTQPPSTPQTPTPAPTPTPPQPQPKKNLSLTRDQMYAAQEMFKTANKVTRPEKALILGFMAGSRENPCPEQGDIIQIKLSEHTEVLPKADGTGSTTMLVDTVFEMNYSTGQWTRLKKYKPITNTS, from the exons ATGGCGTCGATGAAGGACAGCGACACCGGCCTGTGGCTTCACAACAAGCTGGGCTCCACGGACGAGCTGTGGACGCCGCCGAGCATCGCCTCGCTGCTCACGGTGTCGGTGATCGACAACATCCGTCTGTGCTTCTCCAGCCTGTCGCCGCCGGTgaagctgaagctgctgctcgGGATGCTGCACCTCCCCCGGCGGACCGTGGACGAG ATGAAGGAGGCCCTGTCGGAGATCATCCAGCTGGCCACCGTGGACTCGGAGCCGTGGGTCCTGATGGTCGCCGACATCCTCAAGTCCTTCCCAGAGACCGGCTCGCTCAACCTGGACCTGGAGGAGCAGAATCCTAATGTGCAGGACATCCTCGGCGAGCTCAGGGAGaaag TGAGTGAGTGCGAGGCGTCTGCCATGCTGCCTCTGGAGTGCCAGTACCTAAACAAGAGTGCGTTAACCACCCTGGTTGGACCCCTCACACCCCCTGTCAAACATTTCCAGCTGAAAAGGAAGCCGAAGAGTGCAACCCTCAGAGCAGAGCTGCTACAGAAAT CCACGGAAACGGCCCAGCAGCTGAAAAAGACAGCCGGAGTGCCTTTTCATGCCAAAGGGAGAGGACTGGTCAAAAAGATTGACACTACAA CTCCTCTCAAGGGGATCCCCAAGGCCCCGTTCCGCAGCCCCACTGCCCCCAGTATGTTCAGCCCTCCCAGTAACCGCACACCCGTAGCCCCTGCACGGACACCCCTGCGCAAAGAGAGGGGGGTCAAG CTGTTAGATATTTCAGAGCTGGACGTGGTCGGAGCTGGAAGAGAAGctaagaggagaagaaagacttTGG AAACGGAGGCCGGAGAGAAAGCAGCcaaagaagaagcagctgtgGTGGAAAACACCACACCGGACTATGCTGCCGGCCTCGGCTCCGCACAG aaactCGGGGCGCTGAGCGAGAATCCTCTGCCGTCAACCAGTTACATGCCGGCCACACCCAGCATGGTTCCCTCTTCCTCGTACATTCCCAGCTCCGAGGCGCAGCCAG CGAACGCCGGCGGCTCGGGTCGAGACACGCTGCAGTCGGCTCGCCAACCGGAGGAGTCGGCAACAGCGGGCGCTGGCGCCACCCCCACCTTACCGGGCCAGTACAAACAGAGGACGCCTATGTACAACGCCAGCACCACGGCTAACCCCGCCACGCCCACGTCCCCCAGCACGCCGGCGTCCACCCCCGCCAACAACGGGCCCccagctgctgccactgccagCCAACCGGAGACCCCCACCCAGCCTCCCAGCACACCTCAGACGCCCACCCCAGCCCCGACTCCTACGCCCCCACAGCCCCAGCCCAAAAAGAATCTCTCCCTCACG AGGGACCAGATGTACGCTGCTCAGGAGATGTTCAAGACGGCCAACAAGGTCACCAGACCCGAGAAGGCCCTGATCCTGGGCTTCATGGCTGGATCCAGAG AGAACCCGTGCCCGGAGCAGGGGGACATCATCCAGATCAAGCTGAGCGAACACACAGAGGTTCTGCCCAAAGCCGACGGCACCGGCAGCACCACCATGCTGGTGGACACGGTCTTCGAAATGAACTACTCCACAGGACAGTGGACCCGCCTCAAGAAATACAAACCCATCACCAACACCTCCTGA
- the c23h4orf48 gene encoding neuropeptide-like protein C4orf48 homolog — translation MTSRCSLQTAVLLMMLQLVCVPAAAEESGTVIPAESRPCVDCHAFEFMQRALQDLKKTAFNLDARTETLVLRAERRALCDCMTTNSLR, via the exons ATGACGTCCAGATGTTCCCTGCAGACAGCGGTGCTCCTGATGATGCTGCAGCTCGTCTGTGTCCCTGCAGCCGCGGAGGAGTCCGGCACCGTCATCCCGGCAGAGA GTCGTCCGTGTGTGGACTGTCATGCCTTTGAGTTCATGCAGAGGGCGCTGCAGGATCTCAAGAAGACGGCCTTCAACCTTGATGCCAGG ACAGAGACGCTGGtgctgagagcagagaggagggctCTGTGCGACTGTATGACCACCAACTCGCTGCGCTGA
- the nat8l gene encoding N-acetylaspartate synthetase, which produces MHCSSPKMVCETKIVADEHDAIPGTKKESMMWSSPASSAALNPAEAKDVRRDEVFIREFERGDQGEVRRIFCEGILERIPNTAFRGLRQQPRTQFLYALLTVMCFIVTKSVTLTCCAPLILMGARYFYSKTVIQRYLDCALQTDMADIEDYYMRNTGSCFWVAVLDGRVVGIVAAQGREDDNTVELQRMSVDSHYRGKGIAKALGRRVLEFAVRNNYAAIILGTTAVKLAAHKLYESLGFRRTGQSEDYRLPGMSRSPLERLFFQIRYSRYRLQQLRED; this is translated from the exons ATGCATTGTTCGTCTCCCAAAATGGTTTGCGAGACTAAAATTGTTGCGGACGAACACGATGCTATACCCGGGACCAAAAAGGAGTCGATGATGTGGAGCTCCCCCGCGTCCAGCGCGGCTCTGAACCCCGCCGAGGCCAAGGATGTGCGGAGAGACGAGGTTTTTATCCGCGAGTTCGAGCGCGGGGATCAGGGGGAGGTGCGCCGCATCTTCTGCGAGGGCATCCTGGAGAGGATACCCAACACGGCGTTCAGGGGGCTCCGGCAGCAGCCCCGCACCCAGTTCCTATACGCGCTTCTCACAG TAATGTGCTTTATCGTGACCAAGTCTGTCACGCTGACCTGCTGTGCACCGCTCATTCTCATGGGAGCGCGCTACTTCTACAGCAAGACCGTTATTCAGAGATACCTGGACTGTGCTCTGCAAACGGACATGGCTGACATAGAGGATTATTACATGAGAAACACAG GCTCCTGCTTCTGGGTGGCGGTGCTGGACGGACGCGTGGTCGGCATCGTGGCGGCGCAGGGCCGCGAGGACGACAACACGGTGGAGCTGCAGCGCATGTCCGTGGACTCGCACTACCGCGGCAAAGGCATCGCCAAGGCCCTGGGGCGCCGCGTGCTGGAGTTCGCCGTGCGCAACAACTACGCCGCCATCATCCTGGGCACGACGGCCGTGAAGCTGGCGGCCCACAAGCTGTACGAGTCGCTGGGCTTCCGCCGGACGGGCCAGAGCGAGGACTACCGGCTCCCCGGGATGAGCCGCTCGCCGCTGGAGAGGCTCTTCTTCCAGATCCGCTACAGCCGCTACCGCCTGCAGCAGCTCCGTGAGGACTGA